From a single Parambassis ranga chromosome 2, fParRan2.1, whole genome shotgun sequence genomic region:
- the gpd1c gene encoding glycerol-3-phosphate dehydrogenase 1c: protein MPGKKICIVGSGNWGSSIAKIIGHNVKASNRFDPMVNMWVYEEMIDGKKLTEIINTEHENVKYLPGHKLPKNVVAVPDVIEAMKGAKILIFVIPHQFIGKLCDQMKPHITEGTIGISLIKGVDEGPGGLKLISDIIREKLEIDVSVLMGANIANEVADEKFCETTIGAKNEANGHIFKELLQTSNFRITVVHESDTVELCGALKNIVAVGAGFCDGLGFGDNTKAAVIRLGLMEMVAFAKLFCKGQVSSTTFLESCGVADLITTCYGGRNRKVAEAFVTTNKSIAELEAEMLNGQKLQGPQTSAEVYKILQKRDMVNKFPLFAAVYQICFEGKEVKEFITCLQNHPEHM from the exons ATGCCTGGAAAGAAAATCTGCATCGTTGGATCAGGAAACTg GGGTTCTTCCATTGCCAAAATAATCGGGCACAATGTCAAAGCATCCAACCGCTTCGACCCTATGGTCAACATGTGGGTTTATGAAGAAATGATTGATGGGAAGAAACTGACGGAGATCATCAACACAGAGCATGAAAATGTCAAGTACCTCCCTGGCCACAAGCTGCCTAAGAATGTG GTGGCTGTCCCAGACGTCATAGAAGCCATGAAGGGGGCAAAGATCCTCATCTTTGTAATCCCGCACCAGTTCATTGGCAAACTCTGCGACCAGATGAAGCCTCACATCACAGAGGGAACCATTGGGATATCGCTAATCAAA GGCGTCGATGAAGGACCAGGCGGACTAAAGCTGATCTCAGACATCATCCGTGAGAAGCTAGAGATTGATGTCAGTGTCCTCATGGGAGCCAACATTGCCAATGAGGTGGCGGATGAGAAGTTCTGTGAAACAACCATAG GAGCAAAAAATGAGGCAAATGGCCACATTTtcaaagagctgctgcagaCTTCCAACTTTCGCATCACTGTCGTACATGAGAGTGATACAGTGGAGCTGTGTGGAGCCTTAAAG AATATTGTGGCAGTAGGCGCCGGATTCTGCGACGGACTCGGTTTTGGCGACAACACCAAAGCAGCAGTGATCAGGCTGGGTCTGATGGAAATGGTTGCCTTTGCCAAGCTGTTCTGCAAGGGCCAAGTGAGCTCCACCACGTTCCTGGAGAGCTGCGGCGTGGCCGACCTCATCACCACATGCTACGGAGGACGGAACCGTAAAGTGGCCGAGGCCTTTGTCACAACAAACAAA tCTATCGCTGAGCTGGAAGCAGAAATGCTTAACGGCCAAAAGCTTCAGGGTCCACAGACTTCTGCAGAGGTCTACAAGATTCTACAAAAGAGGGACATGGTCAACAA GTTTCCTTTGTTTGCAGCTGTCTATCAGATCTGCTTTGAAGGAAAGGAAGTGAAAGAGTTCATCACTTGCCTCCAAAACCACCCTGAGCACATGTGA